From Brassica oleracea var. oleracea cultivar TO1000 chromosome C3, BOL, whole genome shotgun sequence, a single genomic window includes:
- the LOC106328776 gene encoding NADH-cytochrome b5 reductase-like protein has protein sequence MATSFFRRLARSAPIAFPAALRSQIKSGHGTFRFSAGAIAALSGGFSCYYLTSGNNLAYLDQAKEETGPKTALNPDKWLEFKLQDTATVSHNTKLFRFSFDPSANLGLHVASCLLTRAPLGYNAEGKTKYVVRPYTPISDPEAKGYFDLLIKVYPDGKMSQHFASLKPGDVLEVKGPIEKFKYSPNMKKHIGMIAGGSGITPMLQVIDTIVKNPEDNTKITLLYANVSPDDILLKQKLDALQANHPNLKVFYTVDNPSKNWKGGVGYVSKDMALKGLPLPADDTLILVCGPPGMMEHVSGGKAPDWSQGEVKGILKELGFTEQMVFKF, from the exons ATGGCGACCTCCTTCTTCCGACGACTCGCTAGGTCAGCTCCGATCGCATTCCCCGCCGCACTCCGATCGCAAATCAAATCTGGTCATGGTACTTTCCGATTCTCTGCCGGCGCGATCGCGGCCCTTTCCGGTGGATTCTCCTGTTACTACCTCACCTCCGGCAACAATCTG GCTTATCTGGATCAAGCTAAGGAAGAGACTGGACCCAAAACAG CTCTGAACCCTGACAAATGGCTCGAGTTCAAGCTCCAAGACACTGCTACAGTTAGCCACAACACCAAGTTGTTCAG GTTCTCATTTGACCCCTCAGCCAACTTGGGTCTGCATGTTGCTTCTTGTCTCCTCACAAG GGCTCCTTTAGGCTATAACGCTGAAGGGAAAACGAAATATGTCGTTAGACC TTACACTCCTATATCAGACCCAGAGGCTAAGGGCTATTTTGATTTACTGATTAAG GTATATCCAGATGGAAAAATGAGTCAGCATTTTGCCAGCTTAAAACCGGGGGATGTGTTGGAAGTGAAAGG ACCCATTGAGAAGTTCAAATATTCGCCTAATATGAAGAAACATATTGGCATG ATTGCTGGTGGAAGTGGGATTACTCCAATGCTTCAGGTGATTGATACCATTGTGAAGAATCCTGAGGACAACACGAAG ATAACACTACTCTATGCCAATGTTTCTCCGGATGACATACTTCTCAAGCAAAAGCTCGATGCACTTCAGGCAAACCACCCAAACCTGAAG GTATTCTATACTGTTGACAATCCTAGTAAAAATTGGAAAGGAGGAGTAGGTTACGTTTCAAAGGATATGGCTCTGAAAGGCTTACCTCTTCCTGCTGACGATACACTTATCCTC GTGTGTGGTCCTCCTGGGATGATGGAGCATGTATCCGGAGGCAAAGCTCCAGACTGGTCACAAGGAGAG GTTAAGGGAATACTCAAGGAACTCGGATTCACAGAGCAAATGGTTTTCAAATTCTGA